TCCCGATGCTTGATGATCATGCTTCAATAGAGAAACTATTAGCAGGTTCCCCAGTCCTTGAAGAACTGAAAATCGAACATGAAGATTGTGAATCCAGGAACGCTTTACGTATATGCTCAAGCTCACTTAAACGCTTGATCATAAGATTCCCATTGATTGCTTATGACGAGAAGGATCCTGGTTGCAGAGAACTTACTCTTGATACCCCAAACCTCGAGCTTCTTAAACTAACTGATCTCGTGTCCGAGAAGTTAAACATGCTGCAGATTCCGTACTCACTAGTCGAGGCAGCCCTCAGTGTTGCTTACAAACATGTCTTCACCATAGAAGTAGATGATTATATTGACATGGCGGTTCAGCTTTTGAGACCGATCATGACGATTGTCAAGATCTTACGCTTGTGTGACACTACTATGAGGGTAAGTTTCTTCCTCATTTTACTGTTGTGCTTAAATTCTCCACGGTATGATCATTCCCTCCCTCACATAGACATCCCCTTTACAGACGTTATCAGACGCAGTTCATAAGAAGTTGCCTTGTGTCGGCAATCTTCCAGATTTTCAGAATTTGACTCGTTTGGAGATTGAAGCTAGTGGAAATGATCGTTGGATGGTTTTGCATGAGATACTCAAATGCTCTCCTAAGTTGGAAGTCTTCATCTTATACAAGGACTCGGTTAGTTCCTATAATATGCTCTCCTAAGCTATGTTTTCTCGGAGTAATGTCGGAACTGTTCTTCTTGCTTACCTTTTATCATTCAGACAGAGAAAACTCCCAGATGGCGAAATCCTGAGTTCGTGCCCCGGTGCTTAAGGTCATCCCTTAAGGTGATCGAGTATGCAGGTTTTGAAAGCGAGTTGGGGGAGATAGAAATGGCTGAATATTTCATAAAGAATGCGGTGGTCTTGGAGAAGATGACTATCGAATATGGCTGGAAAATGATTCATGATTTTAAAGAGCGTGTTGCCGAGAGGTTGACGGAGTGCCGTAGGGGCTCCAAAGCATGTCGAATTGTATTTTCAAGTTGAGgcttcttttcttccttctttttttccggCATCCTTTCCGGCTAGAGATTGCTGAACGAGGTGGAGAGAACGTAAACCTATGATGTTCATAGATGGATGATTTCCTTTTGGTCTCTGCTTCTACTTCCTTTGatctcttaattaaaaattttcttaacTTCAGGGATTAAATTCAACCTTTACATAACTTTTCTAAACATGCAGAgacataacaaagaaaaatcaggTGTTAGGATCAAAATATAAACACCTAAAACAATATGGACTAAAAATGAAGAATTCAAAAGATCAAAGTGCCGGATCAAGCTTTGTTTTAACACCCATGGATCAAATCATAAACACCTAACATACAGGGGCTaaaatgtgaaaataaaaacttgagggatgaaattatttttttctaataaaaaatagttgctTTTTCATGCGGAGGCTAACtatcaaaatattctttattttactcttttaaaattaaaatatatatttgaacagaagacaacaaaaataaattttcaattaaaaaagtattttgttAGAATGAgcattcttgtattttttttttaataaaacatattttttatatattagcagcatatttttattttgaataaaaagcaacaataatattaagataaagGTTTCTTAAAAGTTTCAATCATTTGAAATAAGTTTGAAAAGTATATCTcttaaatctaaattttatttctttattatttaaacgAAAGCTTTCTTTGTAataagaaacataattttttaaataaaaattatcaagatgtcaaaagcaagttttaataaaaaaaatattaaaataatgtttcatTATCTTATATgtaattgaaagcaaaaaaaaattattaatgtgataaattaaatcatgtaaaattttattaaaaaaagcaaaaaaaaaaaaattgattgtttttatttcattttgtttttgcatattaggtatataataattaaaacaaactgTTTGCATTAAacttataatttcatttaaaaactatttaaaatttgcatgataatataattatcatgcaaagtattttatttatggtgcTTCTCAATCAaacctttttctaaaaaaaaaaaaaaaactggcctaacaaaaaaacttatatcGCAGGGTTGGGAtgattttgcaattttttgCCCATAATTTCTCCAGGGGCACCCGTCATTCATCTGTATAGGCATCACTAACTTGTCATTGCGATATTATCATAACAGACTACATTGATTAAGGAACAAATTTCTCTGAGCCTTGTAGCCTTGGGTGATATGTGTAAtcgaattattttaaaaattgaagttattatataaaattttaaaatgtaatttatattatttttttaatataactttttaattaaaagttttttaaatttaaaatttatacaagcatgaattattttatatttaattttattaaataaataagaataataaattaaattcatgactACTTGATCATTCGgattctaatattatattatataattaccttgactaaaaaaaatttaatgtgaggtttaaaattataatttatattatattactcATTGAGGAAGTTCTCATATTAATCATGAAGTGCATAACATAATATAGAATTAAGAATTCTCAAACCTTAAGATTATAACTCGAAGTTACTGAGAAAATCCTAAACATATTAATTCTCATATTAATATGTTCGCTATTGCTGTCTTATATGTTGCTGGATTCAAAATTCTCGAATATGAAAACACCGATTAAAAGTCTGGTACGGTGAAGGGAACACCTTATAAAATATACTAACTATATGATCCCCGCTgggttaaatattttaattttaaaaaaaattatgtagattttttcaatatattttgatagttttaaaaatataaaaataaaaaaatatattttcattataacTATAGTTATGAAACCTAACTTGGGGGTAGACCTGGCCAAGGAGCCGAGTCCAAGATTTCATGGGTTGACTTGGGTCAAACtaggaaaattaaaaactaaaatatttaaggttttaatattttatataaaaaaattaaaaaacaattcatgtgtatatgctatatatattgtaaaacaattaaatttaaaagttacttcaaaaggttttcttatcccacattagaaatatattatcttattcttctaagttgaagtatttaaaaccAAAAGGATTTtctatcccacattgaaaatatatagcTTTTATCctatgaacatagagtatatatactgaactttatataataaaatttgaaataaattagtAACCAActgaaaatataaacaaataaggGTCTCTAGGTAGGAgtaaaaccaaatttgaaaaaaaagaaaaaggaactctaccaattttttattggatcacCCGAGTTTCAGGTTGACATGGGAGGTAGACTGGTTTCCTCTGGCAATGCTGCTTGGTCCTGATAATAAACAAGACCCATCGTTGTTGGGTCCTAGTGGCCTAAGCTCCCTAAGCTAATGGGTTCTAGTGGCAGCTGAGCCCATCTTTAATGGGTTATGGTGGAAGCTGAGCCTACCGCTACTAGGTCGTGCTATAAAGCTAGGCTTAGTATCAATGGGTCTGGCGGCAGAGCCACACCCAATAAACTTGGGTCAGGCTGCAGATTTAGATGCCCACCACCTTTTGGGTTCTGGTGGCAGTAAGGCCCAACTTTATTGAGTTCTACTAGGAAGTTAGGCCTGCCACTGCTGGGAAGCCAACCTACTATCATTAGGTTTGGCGGCAAAGCCATACCTAATAAACTTAGGTACGAATCCAATTGTCCACTGTTGTGGGGTCCTGGTGGCAGTAGGACCCAACATTCTTAAGTCCTGTTGTTGGCAACTGGGGCAGCCAGACCCAGTATCATTGAGTCCAGCGGTAGAGCCATACCCAATAAACTTAGGCCTTGGTAGAAGGACCCAGCAATCGAGTAACCATCGGGACCTATCACTAGTGGGCAATAGGGCCCAACATCATTGGGTCATGCTTAGTAGAAGGACTTAGCAATGATGGATACTGCTGGTAGGCACAACCCAATACTGCCATGGGTTTGGCTACACAGCCAAACACAATCTTagtataattgttttaaaacataacatttaaaaaatatatacaaaaggattaaaaagaatattaatttgaagtcaagagtaaaaattaaaaaaatttaaatttcttaggTCTCTCTTCTCAACCAGACACAATCTCACCGTTGCTAGGCAACTAGACCCACTATTATTGAGTCCAGCGACAAAGCCATACCCAATAAACTTAGACCTTGGTAAAAGGACCGAGCAACCAAGTACCCATTGGGGCCTACAACTACTAGGCAATAGGACTCAACATCATTGGGTCATGCTTGGTAGAAGGACCCACCAATGATGGGTACTGCTGGTAGGCACGACCCAACACTGCCATGGGTCTGGCTACACAGCCAAACCCA
This is a stretch of genomic DNA from Populus alba chromosome 11, ASM523922v2, whole genome shotgun sequence. It encodes these proteins:
- the LOC118038326 gene encoding F-box/LRR-repeat protein At4g14103 — protein: MAKDDRRKRCQEVNKDMISGLPNVIIGHILSFLPTKDALCTCILSKSWRELWRSLSNFDFDDRTWKSKIIFGNFMDRFCYLQNSRENSIRKFRLRVNGSYPSSRMSAWISAAIKDNLEELKLWIYTADHVPLPRRIFSCEKLVILDLGYRIDIDLLGVGVHFPCLKVLHLQDLPMLDDHASIEKLLAGSPVLEELKIEHEDCESRNALRICSSSLKRLIIRFPLIAYDEKDPGCRELTLDTPNLELLKLTDLVSEKLNMLQIPYSLVEAALSVAYKHVFTIEVDDYIDMAVQLLRPIMTIVKILRLCDTTMRTLSDAVHKKLPCVGNLPDFQNLTRLEIEASGNDRWMVLHEILKCSPKLEVFILYKDSTEKTPRWRNPEFVPRCLRSSLKVIEYAGFESELGEIEMAEYFIKNAVVLEKMTIEYGWKMIHDFKERVAERLTECRRGSKACRIVFSS